The following proteins are encoded in a genomic region of Fodinicurvata sediminis DSM 21159:
- a CDS encoding DUF5131 family protein — MATNSSIEWTEATWNPVVGCSIISPGCTNCYAMRMAHRLEAMGQAKYAGTTRISGGRPKWNGTVRVDEATVDLPRTWKTGRMIFVNSMSDLFHEEVPLSFMQRVFSTMRETPQHTYQILTKRAERLEALSHEFDWPENVWMGVSVENEDYLYRIDHLRHSGACVKFLSLEPLLGPLYGMNLTSIDWVIAGGESGPNARSLNPEWVRDIRDQCVADDVAFHFKQWGGVNKKKTGRMLDGRTWDELPKPKASIIGARLENTF; from the coding sequence ATGGCGACTAACTCCTCAATCGAGTGGACAGAGGCAACGTGGAATCCTGTTGTTGGATGTTCAATCATATCCCCAGGCTGTACGAACTGTTACGCCATGCGGATGGCACACCGTCTGGAGGCAATGGGCCAGGCCAAGTATGCCGGTACGACACGGATCTCTGGTGGGCGGCCAAAATGGAATGGTACGGTGCGAGTCGACGAAGCGACCGTTGATTTGCCGCGAACATGGAAAACCGGACGAATGATATTCGTGAATTCCATGTCGGATCTTTTTCATGAAGAAGTGCCGCTATCCTTTATGCAACGCGTCTTTTCGACGATGCGCGAGACTCCTCAACACACGTACCAGATACTAACAAAGCGTGCTGAGCGTCTTGAAGCCCTATCCCATGAATTCGATTGGCCAGAGAATGTGTGGATGGGTGTTAGTGTTGAGAATGAAGACTATCTGTACCGAATTGACCATCTTCGGCACAGCGGAGCATGCGTCAAATTTCTAAGCTTAGAGCCTCTCCTTGGACCACTTTATGGAATGAACCTAACAAGTATTGATTGGGTGATAGCGGGTGGGGAGAGTGGCCCTAATGCACGATCACTCAATCCAGAATGGGTGCGTGATATCCGTGACCAGTGTGTCGCTGATGATGTGGCTTTCCATTTCAAGCAGTGGGGGGGGGTGAACAAGAAGAAAACTGGTCGGATGTTGGATGGTCGCACATGGGACGAGCTACCAAAGCCCAAAGCATCGATTATAGGCGCTAGACTTGAAAATACGTTTTAG
- a CDS encoding FumA C-terminus/TtdB family hydratase beta subunit: MNDYSPLFQKGADATEYVSLGTEGLAVEKLGSRTFLTVEPEALSALAERAFADLAHRFRPSHLQQLRSILEDPEASDNDREVARSLLKNAVIASAGVLPSCQDTGTALVVGEKGQQVLSEGDDAAAFSAGIARTYAERNLRFSQLAPLSLFEEQNTGTNLPAQIDIAAAPGDSYDLLFVAKGGGSANKTFLYQQTKALLNPEKLHAFLEEKVASLGTAACPPYHLAIVIGGLSAEQTLKTVKLASCRTLDGLPTTGDATGRAFRDRELEAQVLEMTRKLGIGAQFGGKYFCHDVRVIRLPRHAGSLPVGLGVSCSADRQVKAKITADGIFLEKLEAHPERFLPELSEGEGTAPLSLDLNQPMEAIRRTLSGQPVGTKLSLTGPLIVARDVVHAELLERLQAGGALPDYFKDHPIYYAGPAKTPEGMASGSFGPTTSARMDPYAAPFMAAGGSLVTLGKGNRSPEVRQACADHCGFYLGTVGGAAAAIAQDHIRKVETLDFAELGMEAVWRIEVQDMPAFLVIDDQGQDFYAR; this comes from the coding sequence ATGAACGATTACAGCCCCTTATTCCAGAAAGGCGCGGATGCGACCGAGTATGTCAGCCTGGGCACCGAGGGCCTTGCGGTGGAAAAGCTCGGATCGCGCACTTTCCTGACCGTGGAGCCGGAAGCGTTGTCGGCGCTGGCCGAGCGGGCCTTTGCCGACCTGGCGCACCGTTTCCGGCCCTCGCACTTGCAGCAGCTGCGATCCATCCTCGAGGATCCCGAGGCTTCGGACAATGATCGGGAGGTGGCGCGCTCGCTGCTGAAGAACGCCGTCATCGCCTCGGCCGGCGTGCTGCCGTCCTGCCAGGACACGGGCACGGCGCTGGTGGTCGGCGAGAAGGGGCAGCAGGTGCTGAGCGAAGGCGACGACGCCGCGGCCTTCAGCGCCGGCATCGCGCGCACCTATGCCGAGCGCAACCTGCGCTTCAGCCAGCTGGCGCCGCTGAGCCTGTTCGAGGAACAGAACACCGGCACCAACCTGCCCGCCCAGATCGACATCGCCGCAGCACCGGGCGACAGCTATGACCTGCTGTTCGTGGCCAAGGGCGGCGGCTCGGCCAACAAGACCTTCCTCTATCAGCAGACCAAGGCGCTGCTGAACCCCGAAAAGCTCCACGCCTTCCTGGAAGAGAAGGTGGCCAGCCTGGGCACCGCGGCCTGTCCGCCCTATCACCTGGCCATCGTCATCGGCGGCCTGTCGGCGGAGCAGACGCTGAAGACCGTGAAGCTGGCCAGCTGCCGCACGCTGGACGGCCTGCCCACCACGGGCGATGCCACGGGCCGCGCCTTCCGCGACCGCGAGCTGGAGGCGCAGGTGCTGGAGATGACGCGCAAGCTGGGCATCGGCGCGCAGTTCGGCGGCAAGTACTTCTGTCACGACGTGCGGGTGATCCGCCTGCCGCGCCATGCCGGCAGCCTGCCGGTGGGCCTGGGCGTCTCCTGCTCGGCCGACCGCCAGGTGAAGGCAAAGATCACGGCCGACGGCATCTTCCTGGAGAAGCTGGAGGCGCATCCCGAGCGCTTCCTGCCCGAACTCTCCGAGGGCGAAGGCACGGCGCCGCTGAGCCTGGACCTGAACCAGCCTATGGAGGCGATCCGCCGGACCCTGTCGGGCCAGCCGGTGGGCACGAAGCTGAGCCTGACGGGCCCGCTGATCGTGGCGCGCGACGTGGTGCATGCCGAGCTGCTGGAACGCCTGCAGGCCGGCGGAGCGCTGCCCGATTATTTCAAGGACCACCCCATCTATTATGCCGGGCCGGCCAAGACGCCGGAGGGCATGGCCTCGGGCTCGTTCGGGCCCACGACCTCGGCGCGCATGGACCCCTATGCCGCGCCCTTCATGGCGGCCGGCGGCTCGCTGGTGACGCTGGGCAAGGGCAACCGCAGCCCGGAGGTGCGCCAGGCCTGTGCCGATCACTGCGGTTTCTATTTGGGCACCGTGGGCGGGGCGGCCGCGGCCATCGCCCAGGACCACATCCGCAAGGTCGAGACCCTGGATTTCGCGGAGTTGGGCATGGAAGCGGTCTGGCGCATCGAGGTTCAGGACATGCCGGCCTTCCTGGTGATCGATGACCAGGGCCAGGACTTCTACGCGCGCTGA
- a CDS encoding DUF6790 family protein, with the protein MEAAIKFILSNFTLSFFVLGLIVAVVALLRMKKPPTQEDVAEKLLAWFLFFSIGVSFLYNFVMHVFFGAMAAAFIGWADSPFQAEVGFASLGFAVVGFLAFRGSFGLRLAAVVGPACFLWGAAGGHVYQMVTAGNFAPGNAGVIFYSDILIPLIGFGLLWWRCRAGRSIC; encoded by the coding sequence ATGGAAGCCGCAATCAAGTTCATCCTGTCCAATTTCACGCTGAGCTTCTTCGTGCTTGGCCTGATCGTCGCGGTTGTGGCGCTGCTGCGCATGAAAAAGCCGCCGACGCAAGAGGATGTGGCTGAGAAGCTGCTGGCCTGGTTCCTGTTCTTCTCCATCGGCGTCAGCTTCCTCTACAACTTCGTCATGCATGTCTTCTTCGGCGCGATGGCGGCCGCCTTCATCGGCTGGGCGGACAGTCCGTTCCAGGCCGAGGTGGGCTTTGCCAGCCTGGGCTTCGCGGTGGTTGGCTTCCTGGCCTTTCGCGGCAGCTTCGGCCTGCGCCTGGCGGCCGTGGTGGGGCCAGCCTGCTTCCTGTGGGGCGCGGCCGGCGGCCATGTCTATCAGATGGTGACGGCGGGCAACTTCGCGCCGGGCAATGCCGGGGTGATCTTCTATTCCGACATCCTGATCCCGCTGATCGGCTTTGGCCTGCTGTGGTGGCGCTGCCGGGCGGGGCGGAGCATCTGCTGA
- a CDS encoding cupin domain-containing protein, translating to MTDTSAFEKKVSSQGYDIIVRRDLPPLEGLDDHAHDYDVWGLITKGEFRITMNGETRSYREGDEFQLDAACPHSESAGEDGVSLVIGRRTR from the coding sequence ATGACTGACACATCCGCCTTCGAGAAAAAGGTCTCATCGCAAGGATATGATATCATCGTACGAAGGGATTTGCCGCCCCTGGAGGGGCTGGACGATCATGCGCACGACTACGATGTCTGGGGCCTGATCACCAAGGGTGAATTCAGAATCACCATGAATGGCGAGACCAGATCCTATCGCGAGGGTGACGAATTCCAGCTCGATGCGGCCTGTCCTCATAGCGAGTCTGCCGGCGAGGACGGTGTCTCACTGGTCATCGGGCGGAGAACCCGGTAA
- a CDS encoding type II toxin-antitoxin system death-on-curing family toxin, translated as MSVNSYVWPHPQAVVDRLARFMEDHDEKLVVTSPDDLSTGFERARTYADDDPQATAALLSALVFEGIVTRHALLDGNKRLAWLAAMTFLVMNGIYLDAPEEDAYEAGMSVIRHETTVTDLAGFIERYSRPLVE; from the coding sequence ATGAGCGTCAACAGTTACGTCTGGCCGCATCCCCAGGCGGTGGTCGACCGGCTTGCCCGTTTCATGGAGGACCATGACGAGAAGCTGGTGGTCACCTCTCCCGATGACCTCAGCACAGGCTTCGAGCGTGCGCGAACCTACGCCGATGACGATCCCCAGGCCACTGCAGCCCTGCTCTCGGCTCTGGTCTTCGAGGGGATCGTGACACGTCATGCTCTGCTGGACGGCAACAAGCGCCTGGCCTGGCTGGCCGCCATGACCTTCCTGGTGATGAACGGCATCTACCTCGACGCCCCGGAGGAAGACGCCTACGAAGCCGGCATGTCCGTCATCCGGCACGAGACGACTGTGACGGACCTCGCCGGGTTTATCGAACGCTACAGCCGCCCACTGGTCGAATAG
- a CDS encoding MsnO8 family LLM class oxidoreductase, which translates to MQWTNMTAYSILDLAPIVDGGDAAQSFANTRDLAQHAEGWGYNRYWLAEHHSMPGIASAATAVVIGHVAGATSTIRVGAGGIMLPNHAPLVIAEQFGTLESLYPGRIELGLGRAPGSDQTTARALRRNLDSDPNAFPQDVQELQAYFAEAQPGQKVRAVPGAGLNVPIWILGSSLFGAQLAAALGLPYAFASHFAPGEMMNAIDIYRSRFQPSAQLDRPHVMLGLNLFAADSDEEAELLFTSLQQAFVALRTGRPGPLPAPDARFLEQVEGPAREMLEHALACTAVGSPDSVKAQIRQFLENTRADELMLTGQIHDHAARLRSFEIGAQVMADLAD; encoded by the coding sequence ATGCAGTGGACCAACATGACGGCTTATTCCATTCTCGACCTCGCCCCCATCGTCGATGGCGGTGACGCGGCGCAGTCCTTTGCCAACACGCGCGACCTGGCCCAGCATGCCGAGGGCTGGGGCTACAATCGCTACTGGCTGGCCGAGCACCATTCCATGCCGGGCATCGCCAGCGCCGCCACCGCCGTGGTCATCGGCCATGTGGCGGGCGCCACCTCGACCATCCGGGTGGGGGCCGGTGGCATCATGCTGCCCAACCATGCACCGCTGGTGATCGCTGAACAGTTCGGCACGCTGGAATCCCTCTATCCCGGCCGCATCGAGCTGGGTCTGGGACGCGCCCCCGGGTCTGACCAGACCACGGCCCGCGCCCTGCGCCGCAACCTGGACAGCGACCCCAACGCCTTCCCGCAGGATGTCCAGGAACTGCAGGCCTATTTCGCCGAGGCCCAACCGGGGCAGAAGGTACGCGCCGTGCCCGGTGCCGGGCTGAACGTGCCCATCTGGATCCTGGGCTCCAGCCTGTTCGGCGCACAGCTCGCCGCCGCGCTGGGCCTGCCCTACGCCTTCGCCTCGCACTTCGCGCCCGGCGAGATGATGAATGCCATCGACATCTACCGCAGCCGCTTCCAGCCCTCGGCCCAGCTGGACCGGCCCCATGTCATGCTGGGTCTCAACCTCTTCGCCGCCGACAGCGACGAAGAGGCGGAGCTGCTCTTCACCTCGCTGCAACAGGCCTTCGTGGCCCTGCGCACGGGCCGGCCCGGCCCGCTGCCGGCCCCCGACGCCCGCTTCCTTGAGCAGGTAGAGGGCCCGGCGCGCGAGATGCTGGAGCATGCGCTGGCCTGCACCGCCGTGGGCAGCCCGGACAGCGTGAAGGCACAGATCCGGCAGTTCCTTGAGAACACCCGCGCCGACGAGCTGATGCTGACCGGCCAGATCCATGACCACGCCGCCCGGCTGCGCAGCTTCGAGATCGGCGCCCAGGTCATGGCGGATCTGGCCGACTGA
- a CDS encoding chloride channel protein — MQALYRITVLALLSIAIGTLASLAAIGFVELVAWLNDVLLVAPRARIVWETRPLLVMAATILAPTLGGLVVGLMLSRLISQGRGFTPPDAILAVQTRTPMPSFRDGMVSSLAAALSLGAGASVGQYGPMAYLGAQIGALGARLNLGIAHLQGVAIGCGVAAAISTAFNAPIAGLVFAHEVILRHYSLRAFAPTTVAAATGYVFANVVFEREPLFTVAFEGVKHSYEFVFFALEGILCAFIAIAFMRLILACQNLSDRMSLPFAFRPMLAGLAVGLVALELPEVMGIGYEALRFATIEGAFAGYELALLVAAKIVLTALCLGFGFPGGVFSPSLLIGILFGALFGMIVAQFAPFHTSGIVVYAICGMMAVTSPVIGAPLTTIIVVFELTRSYPLTIAAMVSVVFANLVAFRLFGRSIFDVQLLKRGCDLARGRDGAILSHTCLTDYMVTDYPRCDRKDSLGSLRARLREQSWDTLFVTDAAGQYLGTITARHILEQESECTAGEACVRSPVIFDETTSIRAAMDSLVDFLGEAAPVISAQDGRLIGVAPEGVVISAYLDISRELRREENEAA, encoded by the coding sequence ATGCAAGCGCTCTACCGCATCACGGTTCTGGCGCTGCTCAGTATCGCGATCGGCACTTTGGCATCGCTGGCCGCAATCGGTTTCGTGGAGCTGGTGGCCTGGCTGAACGATGTGTTGCTGGTCGCGCCACGTGCACGGATCGTCTGGGAAACCCGGCCACTGCTGGTCATGGCGGCGACCATCCTGGCACCCACGCTTGGGGGCCTGGTGGTGGGGCTGATGCTGTCCCGCCTGATCTCTCAGGGACGCGGTTTCACACCGCCCGACGCCATCCTGGCCGTCCAGACACGCACCCCTATGCCCTCCTTTCGCGACGGCATGGTCTCCAGCCTGGCGGCCGCGCTCTCGCTGGGCGCCGGCGCCTCGGTCGGGCAATACGGTCCCATGGCCTACCTTGGCGCCCAGATCGGCGCACTGGGCGCCCGGCTGAACCTGGGCATCGCCCATCTGCAGGGGGTCGCCATCGGCTGCGGCGTCGCCGCGGCCATCTCCACCGCCTTCAACGCCCCCATCGCCGGGCTGGTCTTCGCGCACGAGGTCATCCTGCGTCACTACTCCCTGCGCGCCTTCGCGCCGACCACGGTGGCGGCGGCCACCGGCTATGTCTTCGCCAACGTGGTGTTCGAACGCGAGCCGCTGTTCACCGTTGCCTTCGAGGGCGTAAAGCACAGCTATGAATTCGTCTTCTTCGCTCTCGAGGGCATTCTCTGCGCCTTCATCGCCATCGCCTTCATGCGCCTGATCCTGGCCTGCCAGAATCTTTCGGACCGCATGTCCCTGCCCTTCGCCTTCCGGCCCATGCTGGCAGGCCTGGCCGTGGGCCTGGTGGCCCTGGAGCTGCCCGAGGTCATGGGCATCGGCTACGAGGCCCTGCGCTTCGCCACGATCGAGGGCGCCTTTGCAGGCTACGAACTGGCCCTGCTGGTAGCGGCCAAGATCGTCCTGACCGCGCTCTGCCTCGGCTTCGGATTTCCGGGCGGCGTCTTCAGCCCCTCACTGCTCATCGGCATTCTGTTCGGCGCGCTCTTCGGCATGATCGTCGCGCAGTTCGCGCCCTTCCACACCTCGGGCATCGTCGTCTATGCGATCTGCGGCATGATGGCGGTGACCAGCCCCGTCATCGGCGCGCCGTTGACCACCATCATCGTCGTTTTCGAACTGACGCGCAGCTATCCGCTGACCATCGCGGCCATGGTGTCGGTGGTCTTTGCCAACCTGGTCGCCTTCCGCCTGTTCGGGCGGTCGATCTTCGACGTTCAGCTGCTGAAGCGGGGCTGCGACCTGGCCCGGGGCCGGGACGGTGCAATCCTGTCCCACACCTGCCTGACCGACTACATGGTCACGGACTATCCCCGCTGTGACCGGAAGGACAGCCTGGGCAGCCTGCGCGCACGCCTGCGCGAACAGAGCTGGGACACCCTCTTCGTCACCGATGCCGCGGGCCAGTACCTGGGCACCATCACGGCGCGGCACATCCTGGAACAGGAGTCCGAGTGCACGGCGGGCGAGGCCTGTGTGCGCAGCCCCGTGATCTTCGACGAGACCACCAGCATCCGGGCGGCCATGGACAGCCTGGTCGATTTCCTGGGCGAAGCCGCACCCGTGATCTCCGCGCAGGACGGGCGCCTGATCGGCGTGGCGCCGGAAGGCGTGGTCATCAGCGCCTACCTGGACATCTCCCGGGAATTGCGGAGGGAAGAAAATGAAGCGGCCTGA
- a CDS encoding ABC transporter substrate-binding protein, protein MKRPEALPALVLGLLLIPASGPAAEDETLTVVSWGGVYEESQRIAYFDPFEEETGIEVEVVEYDGNFEGLRRELENGDTEWDVIDLVSANARRGCSEGLLRPIDPDILPPAPDGTPAREDFIEGALLRCAVVQLVFSTVVAYDERAFPGEKPTTIEDLFDTQRFPGKRAFRKMPGAILEWALLSYGVPRSQLYDLLSTRRGMDLAFRRLQEIREDIVWWQDPGEPARLLAEGEVAMASGFNGRFFEERTQGSPISIIWDNQILDYDAWAIPANSDQPELAEQFIAFATQPERMAEQVRHIPYGPSRHSAMRRLGLDERTLAPITSQLPTAEHHLGTAIWEDSEWYARTEAFRQRLFDNWLAEGDPFTDSKGGS, encoded by the coding sequence ATGAAGCGGCCTGAAGCCCTGCCGGCCCTGGTTCTGGGCCTGCTTCTCATCCCCGCGTCTGGCCCTGCGGCCGAGGACGAGACCCTGACCGTGGTCTCCTGGGGCGGTGTTTACGAGGAAAGCCAGCGCATCGCCTACTTCGATCCCTTCGAAGAGGAAACCGGTATCGAGGTCGAGGTGGTGGAATACGACGGCAACTTCGAGGGCCTGCGCAGGGAGCTAGAAAACGGCGATACCGAATGGGACGTCATCGACCTGGTCTCCGCCAATGCCCGCCGTGGCTGCAGCGAGGGGCTGCTGCGCCCCATCGATCCGGACATCCTGCCGCCTGCCCCCGACGGCACGCCGGCGCGCGAGGACTTCATCGAGGGGGCGCTGCTGCGCTGCGCCGTGGTGCAACTGGTCTTCTCCACCGTGGTCGCCTATGACGAACGGGCCTTTCCTGGCGAGAAACCAACGACCATCGAGGACCTGTTCGACACCCAGCGCTTTCCGGGCAAGCGGGCCTTCCGCAAGATGCCAGGCGCCATCCTGGAATGGGCCCTGCTGTCCTATGGCGTGCCCCGCTCGCAGCTCTACGACCTGCTCAGCACCCGGCGCGGCATGGACCTGGCCTTCCGCCGGCTGCAGGAGATTCGCGAGGACATCGTCTGGTGGCAGGATCCGGGCGAGCCCGCGCGCCTGCTGGCCGAGGGCGAGGTCGCCATGGCCAGCGGCTTCAACGGCCGCTTCTTCGAGGAACGCACCCAGGGCAGCCCCATCTCGATCATCTGGGACAACCAGATCCTGGACTACGACGCCTGGGCCATTCCGGCCAACAGCGACCAGCCCGAACTGGCGGAGCAGTTCATCGCCTTCGCCACCCAGCCCGAGCGCATGGCCGAACAGGTACGGCACATTCCCTATGGCCCCTCGCGACACTCGGCCATGCGGCGCCTTGGCCTGGACGAGCGCACCCTGGCCCCCATCACATCCCAGCTGCCCACGGCGGAGCACCACCTGGGCACGGCGATCTGGGAGGACAGCGAATGGTACGCGCGCACGGAAGCCTTCCGCCAGCGCCTGTTCGACAACTGGCTGGCGGAAGGTGACCCCTTCACAGACAGCAAGGGCGGAAGCTGA
- a CDS encoding DMT family transporter — MSEGSSPRPTGPQSSSKDTTGAKGRSLPGRLFNMPYLLLLTAVLCWSGNVVIGRAVYEDVPPIALGFLRWSLALLIILPFTWRRTLQDWPVIRRSLPVVLLISATGIAAFNTLVYFALNHTLALHGALLQSTIPVLIVVFSFVFFRETMTPKQLLGVGLSIVGASIIVGQGNPLALLSIQFNPGDMILMIAFCCYGIYAVFLRKRPQVHPLSFITVTFTIGVAMLFPVFLLELTYGRQPSANLPTIGAVLYVACFASVLAYFCFNRGVELIGANRGGQFIHLIPVFGSLMAVLFLGERLHWYHGVGVVFTGFGVYLAAIQKAAKAR; from the coding sequence ATGAGCGAGGGGTCCTCACCGCGGCCAACCGGCCCGCAAAGCAGTTCGAAAGACACCACAGGGGCGAAGGGTCGCAGCCTGCCCGGCCGCCTGTTCAACATGCCCTATCTGCTGCTGCTCACCGCCGTGCTCTGCTGGTCGGGCAACGTGGTGATCGGACGCGCGGTCTATGAGGACGTGCCGCCAATTGCCCTGGGCTTCCTGCGCTGGTCGCTGGCGCTCCTGATCATCCTGCCGTTCACCTGGCGGCGCACGCTTCAGGATTGGCCCGTCATCCGCCGCTCCCTGCCAGTGGTCCTGCTGATCTCGGCCACCGGCATCGCCGCCTTCAACACCCTGGTCTATTTTGCGCTCAACCATACCCTGGCGCTGCACGGCGCCCTGCTGCAATCGACCATTCCGGTGCTGATCGTCGTCTTCTCCTTCGTCTTCTTCCGCGAGACCATGACACCCAAGCAGCTGCTGGGCGTGGGGTTGTCCATCGTGGGCGCCAGCATCATCGTCGGCCAGGGCAACCCCCTGGCGCTGCTGTCCATCCAGTTCAATCCGGGCGACATGATCCTGATGATCGCCTTCTGCTGCTATGGCATTTACGCCGTCTTCCTGCGCAAGCGGCCCCAGGTTCATCCGCTCAGCTTCATCACCGTGACCTTCACCATCGGCGTGGCCATGCTGTTCCCGGTTTTCCTGCTCGAGCTGACCTACGGGCGCCAGCCCAGCGCCAACCTGCCGACCATCGGCGCCGTGCTCTATGTGGCCTGTTTCGCCTCGGTCCTGGCCTATTTCTGCTTCAATCGCGGGGTGGAGCTGATCGGCGCCAACCGGGGCGGCCAGTTCATCCACCTGATTCCGGTCTTCGGCAGCCTGATGGCCGTCCTGTTCCTGGGCGAACGGCTCCACTGGTACCACGGTGTCGGCGTGGTCTTCACGGGCTTCGGCGTCTACCTGGCCGCCATCCAGAAAGCCGCCAAGGCACGCTGA
- a CDS encoding AbrB/MazE/SpoVT family DNA-binding domain-containing protein, with protein sequence MDTRKTIKKIGNSAFLPLSQDILKELKADVGSTLRVSVSEGQFTAQVEDSHYDETWRAADRMASRYARTLCLFGQ encoded by the coding sequence ATGGATACACGCAAGACCATCAAGAAAATCGGGAACAGCGCTTTCCTCCCGCTCTCCCAGGATATTCTTAAGGAATTGAAGGCTGACGTGGGCTCGACCCTACGCGTCTCCGTATCCGAAGGACAGTTCACGGCCCAGGTTGAAGACAGCCACTACGACGAGACCTGGCGGGCCGCGGACCGCATGGCCTCACGCTATGCCCGCACCCTATGCCTTTTCGGGCAATGA
- a CDS encoding three-Cys-motif partner protein TcmP: MTEKFFEERKEQSEAKARIITKYFFAWARVIMPTAEQRGGKIAYIDLYAGPGRYKDGAESTPLYILRTAINHPKISQMLVSYFNDAESANTRALEEEIRKFPDINRLKYAPVIRCGAVDDEAEHYFNETRLIPAFSFIDPFGYKGLSSKIVKGVIKDWGCDCVFFFNYNRINAGISNEIVTPHIDALFSKTRADKLRGTLPGLPPDLREAAILEELANEIKDLGGRYVLPFTFKNAAGSRTSHKLIFVSKNFKGYEIMKDIMAKESSTEDEGVPSFTYSPADASMPLLFSLAQPLSKLRKSLLMKFAGQEVTLNHIYQTHSVDTPYVKKNYKAVIEELEEGGVVSVNSTKGKRRRGTYPDHVLIKFPEGAADGD; the protein is encoded by the coding sequence ATGACCGAGAAGTTTTTTGAAGAAAGAAAAGAGCAATCCGAAGCCAAGGCTCGGATTATCACAAAGTACTTCTTTGCGTGGGCACGGGTCATTATGCCGACCGCAGAACAAAGAGGGGGTAAGATCGCATACATAGATCTGTATGCGGGCCCTGGTCGCTATAAGGACGGTGCCGAGTCAACACCCTTGTACATTCTGAGGACTGCAATCAACCATCCCAAGATATCTCAGATGCTTGTCTCATATTTTAATGATGCTGAGAGTGCCAATACCCGAGCTCTCGAAGAAGAAATCAGAAAATTTCCAGATATTAACAGACTAAAGTATGCGCCAGTGATACGCTGTGGGGCAGTTGACGATGAAGCCGAACACTATTTTAACGAAACGCGCCTAATACCCGCATTTTCCTTCATTGACCCATTCGGATACAAAGGACTTTCATCCAAAATAGTTAAAGGTGTTATCAAGGACTGGGGGTGCGATTGCGTGTTTTTCTTTAACTATAATCGCATCAACGCCGGAATCTCCAATGAGATCGTCACTCCTCATATTGATGCGCTTTTCAGCAAAACGCGTGCTGACAAGCTTCGAGGGACACTACCGGGTCTGCCCCCTGATCTTCGTGAAGCAGCAATCCTAGAGGAGCTTGCTAACGAAATTAAAGACCTTGGTGGTAGGTACGTTTTGCCGTTTACCTTCAAGAATGCAGCCGGTTCACGGACTTCGCACAAGCTAATTTTCGTTTCGAAGAATTTTAAGGGCTATGAGATCATGAAAGATATCATGGCCAAAGAAAGCTCGACAGAAGATGAAGGCGTGCCATCTTTTACATATTCCCCAGCAGACGCCTCCATGCCGCTATTGTTCTCTCTTGCGCAGCCTTTAAGCAAACTGCGGAAAAGTCTTTTGATGAAGTTTGCGGGTCAGGAGGTCACTCTCAACCATATTTATCAGACCCATAGCGTCGATACACCGTATGTCAAAAAGAACTATAAAGCGGTGATTGAGGAACTCGAAGAAGGGGGCGTTGTGTCAGTCAATTCAACGAAAGGCAAACGGCGCAGAGGAACCTATCCGGACCATGTCCTCATAAAATTTCCAGAAGGAGCAGCGGATGGCGACTAA
- a CDS encoding YnfA family protein, with protein MWALPTYVLAAFAEIGGCFAFWAWLRLDRSALWLLPGMACLALFAWALTRIDVDFAGRAYAAYGGIYILSSLAWMWAIEGARPDRWDVIGAVTCILGAMIILFGPRQA; from the coding sequence GTGTGGGCCCTTCCGACCTATGTCCTGGCGGCCTTTGCCGAGATCGGCGGCTGCTTCGCCTTCTGGGCCTGGCTGCGCCTGGACAGGTCGGCGCTGTGGCTGCTTCCCGGCATGGCCTGCCTGGCGCTCTTCGCCTGGGCCCTCACCCGCATCGACGTCGACTTTGCCGGCCGCGCCTATGCGGCCTATGGCGGCATCTACATCCTCTCTTCGCTGGCCTGGATGTGGGCGATCGAGGGGGCCCGGCCCGACCGATGGGACGTGATCGGGGCAGTCACCTGCATCCTGGGCGCCATGATCATCCTCTTCGGGCCGCGGCAGGCCTGA